In the Actinomycetota bacterium genome, one interval contains:
- a CDS encoding carbonic anhydrase: MSATDEALRNNETYAVSFDRGGLPMPPAKHLAVLACMDARLHVSRLLGLDIGDAHIIRNAGGVATDDAIRSLVISQRLLGTTEIVLIHHTDCGMLTFTDDAVKRQIQDDVGIKPEFAMEAFPDLDEDVRQSIKRIKASPFIPHKDNIRGFVYSIETGKLREVT; encoded by the coding sequence ATGAGCGCTACTGATGAGGCTCTTAGGAACAATGAGACATATGCAGTCTCCTTCGACCGGGGGGGCCTGCCGATGCCGCCCGCCAAACACCTCGCAGTCCTGGCTTGCATGGACGCGCGGCTCCATGTGAGCAGGCTCCTGGGACTGGACATCGGTGATGCCCACATCATTCGTAACGCGGGGGGCGTGGCGACCGACGATGCCATCCGCTCCCTGGTGATCTCGCAACGGCTGCTCGGGACGACAGAGATCGTCCTCATTCATCACACCGACTGCGGCATGCTTACCTTCACCGACGACGCCGTGAAGCGCCAGATCCAAGACGACGTGGGAATCAAGCCCGAATTCGCGATGGAGGCCTTCCCGGACCTCGACGAGGACGTGCGCCAGTCGATCAAGCGGATCAAGGCCAGTCCATTCATTCCTCATAAGGACAACATCCGAGGCTTCGTGTACTCGATAGAAACGGGCAAGCTGCGCGAGGTGACCTGA
- a CDS encoding PH domain-containing protein, translating into MPLSDKKREQMQKDAAPVLMPGEQVVDATSGLAEVRRFGQNTRRRATVLVTDRRVVIFSKKVGGYDVQDYAYGLLTGVDHKKGMAFGHLSLRASGDSADLSQVEKTDVERVSQLIRDRMALSHQPGQQPDRRQAIPPQAAGTSQGSVADELVKLARLRDQGILTEDEFVAQKAKLLG; encoded by the coding sequence ATGCCACTGTCCGACAAGAAAAGAGAACAGATGCAGAAGGACGCCGCCCCCGTGCTCATGCCAGGCGAGCAAGTGGTGGACGCCACGAGCGGCTTAGCAGAAGTGCGGCGCTTTGGGCAAAACACGCGTCGGCGGGCTACTGTCCTTGTAACGGATAGGCGTGTGGTCATCTTCTCTAAGAAGGTTGGAGGGTATGACGTCCAAGACTACGCATATGGCCTCCTGACTGGCGTGGATCACAAGAAGGGCATGGCCTTCGGTCACTTGAGCCTTCGGGCATCTGGGGACAGCGCCGACCTGTCCCAAGTCGAGAAAACGGATGTTGAGCGCGTCTCCCAGCTGATCCGGGACCGTATGGCTCTATCCCACCAACCAGGTCAGCAACCCGACAGACGCCAAGCCATTCCCCCCCAAGCCGCAGGCACTTCTCAAGGTTCCGTCGCAGATGAGCTTGTCAAACTGGCTCGTCTTCGAGACCAAGGCATTTTGACTGAAGACGAGTTCGTCGCTCAGAAAGCAAAGTTGCTCGGCTAG
- a CDS encoding helix-turn-helix transcriptional regulator produces the protein MERARGADLVAEPAGAGPNLALKAERLRLGMTQAKVAEAVAALAWEHHAERLGIDAMMVSKWERGQKRPRRPYRRLLCLLYGRTEAELGVRPAPLTALTSDLDGDDMNRRDFLKNAALMGLASAVPVPTADNLSRMFEAPRIDPAIVTAFASTVEMQRTIYWSSPPRSLFEATNAHARLGLDLLRTAAGDERTKLASAVAHAALLSGRLAFFDLVEPHTARQSLSVARELAEQADDQPLIAAVFAHLAFLPGFNGDPAATGAALDAADTKAKRFAGPRTRSWLHCVRAEIDARTGRRGEALSEASRAEDSLDSPGVDPLWLDFFDASRLDGFRGYVQLLAGDHEGAAESLQRACATLPESAVKQRSVWLIDRATAHADADPDHALDLATQAVVDLREHWYPTARDRFPALRSAFAATPLAGALEERLRPLAGIAI, from the coding sequence GTGGAGCGGGCACGAGGCGCCGATCTGGTGGCGGAGCCGGCGGGAGCTGGCCCCAACCTCGCCCTGAAGGCTGAGCGGCTTCGCCTCGGGATGACCCAGGCGAAAGTTGCGGAGGCCGTTGCCGCCCTGGCCTGGGAGCACCACGCCGAGCGCCTCGGCATCGACGCCATGATGGTGTCGAAGTGGGAGCGGGGCCAGAAGCGCCCCCGCAGGCCCTACCGGCGCCTTCTGTGCCTGCTGTACGGCCGGACCGAGGCCGAGCTCGGCGTACGCCCTGCGCCGCTCACCGCCCTCACCTCCGACCTCGACGGAGACGACATGAACCGACGTGACTTTCTCAAGAATGCCGCCCTCATGGGGCTTGCATCAGCCGTGCCGGTTCCGACTGCCGACAACCTGTCCCGCATGTTCGAGGCCCCCCGGATCGATCCCGCCATCGTCACCGCCTTCGCCTCAACGGTTGAGATGCAGCGCACGATCTACTGGAGCTCGCCGCCCCGGTCCCTGTTCGAGGCCACCAACGCCCACGCCCGGCTCGGACTCGACCTCCTACGCACAGCTGCCGGCGATGAGCGCACCAAGCTGGCCAGCGCCGTCGCCCACGCCGCCTTGTTGTCCGGCAGGCTGGCGTTCTTCGACCTGGTCGAGCCGCACACCGCCCGGCAGAGCCTCTCCGTCGCCCGGGAGCTTGCCGAGCAGGCCGACGATCAGCCCCTGATCGCCGCCGTCTTCGCCCACCTCGCATTCCTGCCCGGCTTCAACGGCGATCCTGCGGCCACCGGTGCCGCCCTGGACGCCGCCGATACCAAGGCCAAGCGCTTCGCAGGTCCTCGTACTCGTTCGTGGCTGCACTGTGTTCGGGCCGAGATCGATGCCCGCACCGGCCGAAGAGGCGAGGCCCTTTCAGAGGCGTCCCGGGCCGAGGACTCATTGGACTCGCCTGGCGTGGACCCCCTCTGGCTCGACTTCTTCGACGCTTCACGCCTTGACGGGTTCCGGGGCTACGTCCAGCTTCTCGCCGGGGACCACGAGGGGGCCGCCGAAAGCCTGCAGCGGGCCTGCGCAACGCTGCCGGAATCGGCGGTCAAGCAGCGCTCCGTGTGGCTGATCGACCGGGCGACCGCGCATGCCGACGCCGATCCCGATCACGCCCTGGACCTCGCCACCCAAGCGGTCGTGGACCTCCGGGAGCATTGGTACCCGACCGCTCGTGACCGCTTCCCGGCCCTGCGCTCAGCCTTCGCCGCAACGCCCCTGGCAGGCGCACTCGAAGAGCGTCTCCGCCCTCTCGCCGGGATCGCGATCTAG
- a CDS encoding FtsK/SpoIIIE domain-containing protein, translating to MLRDEEADVLAEHLARYVDERRDALPFTDFSRKPLSWRWFREHVWVPGLKASGLPAELTPGDLGIAQLRALQIEASAVRAGRGAAMSDRVRRVGPRMIEAPPPNVEPVAMPGAGMLRRLLRVLWAYRVELALVALGYELALVLIANLGRYWGVGGAGVLGVVMFVGPVRRFLARVLPKSRLRRRLMRAARHVGLANHNDRVPLPVAVSRVPLGDVVRVRLAKGGHAGELEDALDALAAVLEVREVRVARDPDNARYASVTIVRRDPLAGTKALVCSWLSAVRMNLWSSFPLGVGEHGAAVSMCVAYRNLLLGGELGGGKSSILQLVIAAAALDPAVRLSLFDGKRGVELGEWRRVADHFSCSDVDDAIEVLRELWADMVARYELLVARGRRKVEPGDAEVPLRVVCIDELAEYTAGVDRKASAESSSLLRDLVSKGRAAGIIVVDATQKPASDIVPTSLRDLFAFRWALRCTTPQASDTIHGQGWASQGYSAAGIDAACRGVGFLLAEGGLPERLKAFYLSDDDVASLARRAEALRARARLAVVPQVAEEVVAHG from the coding sequence ATGCTCCGGGACGAGGAGGCCGACGTGCTGGCCGAGCACCTGGCCCGCTACGTGGACGAGCGCCGGGATGCGCTGCCGTTCACCGACTTCTCCCGCAAGCCTCTGTCCTGGCGCTGGTTCCGGGAGCACGTCTGGGTCCCGGGGCTCAAGGCGAGCGGGCTGCCGGCGGAGCTCACCCCCGGGGATCTCGGCATTGCCCAGCTGCGGGCGCTGCAGATCGAGGCCTCGGCGGTGCGGGCAGGAAGGGGGGCGGCGATGAGCGACCGAGTGCGCCGGGTCGGACCCCGGATGATCGAGGCTCCCCCGCCCAACGTCGAGCCGGTGGCGATGCCTGGGGCCGGGATGCTGCGCCGCCTGCTCCGGGTGTTGTGGGCCTACCGGGTGGAGCTCGCCCTGGTGGCATTGGGCTACGAGCTCGCCCTGGTGCTCATCGCCAACCTGGGCCGCTACTGGGGCGTGGGCGGCGCTGGTGTCCTGGGCGTCGTCATGTTCGTCGGGCCGGTGCGCCGGTTCCTGGCGCGGGTCTTGCCCAAGTCTCGGCTGCGCCGGCGGCTGATGCGGGCGGCCCGGCATGTCGGCCTGGCCAACCACAACGACCGGGTCCCTTTGCCGGTGGCAGTGAGCCGGGTTCCCCTGGGCGACGTGGTGCGGGTGCGCCTGGCCAAGGGGGGCCACGCCGGCGAGCTGGAGGACGCCCTCGACGCCCTGGCGGCGGTGCTGGAGGTCCGGGAGGTGAGAGTCGCCCGGGACCCGGACAACGCCCGCTACGCCTCGGTGACCATCGTGCGCCGGGACCCGCTGGCAGGCACCAAGGCCCTGGTGTGTTCCTGGCTGTCGGCGGTGCGCATGAACCTGTGGAGCTCGTTCCCGTTGGGAGTGGGCGAGCACGGGGCGGCGGTGTCGATGTGCGTCGCCTATCGCAACCTGTTGCTCGGGGGGGAGCTGGGTGGGGGCAAGTCCTCCATCCTGCAACTGGTCATCGCCGCAGCGGCCCTGGATCCCGCCGTGCGCCTCTCGCTGTTCGACGGCAAGCGGGGCGTCGAGCTCGGCGAGTGGCGGCGAGTCGCCGATCACTTCAGCTGCTCCGACGTCGACGATGCCATCGAGGTGCTCCGGGAGCTGTGGGCGGACATGGTGGCCCGCTACGAGCTGCTGGTGGCCCGGGGGCGGCGCAAGGTGGAGCCGGGGGACGCCGAGGTGCCTTTGCGTGTCGTCTGTATCGACGAACTGGCCGAGTACACCGCCGGGGTGGACCGCAAGGCGTCGGCTGAGTCCTCCAGCTTGCTGCGGGATCTGGTGTCCAAGGGGCGGGCGGCCGGCATCATCGTGGTGGACGCCACCCAGAAGCCGGCTTCCGACATCGTGCCCACCTCCCTGAGGGATCTTTTCGCCTTCCGGTGGGCGCTGCGCTGCACGACCCCGCAGGCCTCGGACACCATCCACGGGCAGGGCTGGGCGTCGCAGGGGTACTCGGCGGCCGGCATCGATGCCGCCTGCCGGGGGGTCGGCTTCCTGCTCGCCGAGGGCGGGCTGCCCGAGCGGCTGAAGGCCTTCTACCTGTCCGACGACGACGTGGCCTCCCTTGCCCGCCGGGCGGAGGCGCTGCGGGCTCGTGCCCGGCTGGCCGTGGTCCCTCAGGTGGCGGAGGAGGTGGTGGCACATGGCTGA
- a CDS encoding replication initiator: MAEGWGHIVARDASSYDIPDFAGLGDAPLPPLLQEAWERSCDHFYGWDRQVRHARYCCRPIRITGHVAEVDRGTGEVRTRFSTLNEPDNTLLVACGSRLRAKCPSCAFWHQGDAYQVVVTGLRGGKGMPLRVADHPKVFATLTAPSFGAVHARRVRGGKVERCHPRGTERCPHGRRISCTARHREGDPELGTPLCPECIDTEAQVVWNAMAPKLWHRFWTYLPRELAKLLGVTQKQLRSVVVLRMAKVAEFQRRGVVHFHAVIRIDGSAPMGSTEVAPPPAAVSLELLDRAIEAARASAFVEVPELARLGKQTRLQFGPELDCRVIHGDGEITEEKVASYVAKYLSKGAEELGLPTEALAEDDDIDALDTPEHIRALVWAAVKLGVRPGFGELKLRKRAHQLGFGGHFLSKSLRYSTTFKELGEVRRRHARREELGEEANGLDQWGRPIAEDQVEILRSWQYLGWGYQSHGEAWLAAAAAARAREERQNAREAMRQRRWAA, encoded by the coding sequence ATGGCTGAGGGCTGGGGGCACATCGTGGCCCGGGACGCCTCGTCGTACGACATCCCCGACTTCGCCGGGCTGGGGGACGCTCCCTTACCGCCGTTGCTCCAGGAGGCCTGGGAGCGCAGCTGCGACCACTTCTACGGCTGGGACCGCCAGGTGCGACATGCCCGGTACTGCTGCCGACCGATCCGGATCACCGGCCACGTCGCCGAGGTCGACCGGGGCACGGGCGAGGTGCGCACCCGGTTCTCCACGCTGAACGAGCCGGACAACACCCTGCTGGTGGCCTGCGGCTCACGGCTCAGGGCCAAGTGCCCGTCGTGCGCCTTCTGGCATCAGGGCGACGCCTACCAGGTGGTGGTGACCGGGCTGCGGGGCGGCAAGGGGATGCCGTTGCGTGTCGCCGATCACCCGAAGGTGTTTGCCACCCTTACGGCGCCGTCGTTCGGGGCGGTGCACGCTCGCCGGGTGCGAGGGGGCAAGGTGGAGCGCTGCCACCCCCGGGGCACCGAGCGCTGCCCGCACGGGCGGCGGATCAGCTGCACCGCCCGCCACCGGGAGGGCGATCCCGAGCTGGGCACGCCGCTGTGCCCGGAGTGCATCGACACCGAGGCCCAGGTGGTCTGGAACGCGATGGCGCCGAAGCTCTGGCACCGGTTCTGGACCTACCTGCCCCGGGAGCTCGCCAAGCTCCTGGGCGTCACCCAGAAGCAGCTGCGCTCGGTGGTGGTACTCCGGATGGCGAAGGTGGCCGAGTTCCAGCGCCGGGGGGTGGTGCACTTCCACGCCGTCATCCGCATCGATGGGTCGGCACCGATGGGGAGCACGGAGGTCGCTCCGCCGCCGGCGGCGGTCAGTCTCGAGCTCCTCGACCGGGCGATCGAGGCAGCGAGGGCTTCGGCGTTCGTTGAGGTCCCCGAGCTCGCCCGGCTGGGCAAGCAGACCCGGCTGCAGTTCGGGCCCGAGCTCGACTGCCGGGTGATCCACGGCGATGGCGAGATCACCGAGGAGAAGGTGGCCTCCTATGTCGCTAAGTACTTGTCCAAAGGCGCCGAAGAGCTCGGATTGCCCACAGAGGCGCTCGCTGAGGACGACGACATCGACGCCCTGGATACCCCGGAGCACATCCGGGCGCTGGTGTGGGCGGCGGTGAAGCTCGGTGTGCGTCCCGGGTTCGGGGAGCTCAAGCTCCGGAAGCGGGCGCACCAGCTGGGCTTCGGCGGCCACTTCCTGTCCAAGAGCTTGCGCTACTCCACCACGTTCAAGGAGCTGGGTGAGGTGCGTCGCCGGCACGCCCGCAGGGAGGAGCTGGGCGAGGAGGCCAACGGCCTCGACCAGTGGGGCCGCCCAATCGCCGAGGACCAGGTGGAGATCCTCCGCTCCTGGCAGTACCTCGGCTGGGGCTACCAGAGCCACGGGGAGGCCTGGCTGGCAGCTGCGGCGGCCGCCCGAGCCCGGGAGGAACGGCAAAACGCACGAGAGGCGATGCGACAGAGGAGGTGGGCGGCATGA
- a CDS encoding helix-turn-helix domain-containing protein, which produces MRQLGALPPVLSVEETCRLLGLSRSAGYRATSAGELPTIKVGRRLYVPTPALLRLLGAAEPMKQVVGGRRGGGSG; this is translated from the coding sequence ATGAGACAGCTGGGTGCTCTGCCGCCGGTGCTGTCGGTGGAGGAGACCTGCAGATTGCTGGGGTTGAGCCGGAGCGCTGGGTACCGGGCCACATCGGCCGGGGAGCTGCCGACGATCAAGGTCGGTCGGCGGCTGTACGTGCCCACGCCGGCGCTGCTTCGGCTACTGGGCGCCGCTGAGCCTATGAAGCAGGTGGTAGGCGGACGAAGGGGAGGGGGCAGTGGCTAG
- a CDS encoding tyrosine-type recombinase/integrase: MHEAEMRFLTEDQVVELADVMDQRYRAFVLLGAYGGLRRGELLGLRRHRVLALRSAVEVAEVLSLVHGRPVFGPPTSWAGRRVVGIPRPVMDSVAEHIARYSSDRSDLVFPAPQGGPFSPRNFVRRTWEPAVAKAGLGDLRVHDLRHTAVSFWIEAGLTESEIAARAGWRQFLTRYRHILHRTEDRANERLGALFLEAEHRRHTSGPAANQS, from the coding sequence GTGCACGAGGCAGAGATGCGCTTCCTCACCGAGGACCAGGTGGTGGAGCTCGCCGACGTGATGGACCAGCGCTACCGGGCTTTCGTGCTCCTGGGGGCCTACGGCGGGCTGCGCAGGGGCGAGCTGCTCGGTCTGCGCCGGCACCGGGTGCTGGCTCTCCGCTCGGCCGTCGAGGTGGCCGAAGTTCTGAGTCTGGTGCACGGTCGGCCCGTGTTCGGTCCGCCCACGAGCTGGGCCGGTCGGCGGGTGGTTGGCATCCCTCGCCCGGTGATGGATTCCGTCGCCGAGCACATCGCCCGGTATTCGAGTGACCGTTCGGACCTTGTCTTCCCAGCACCTCAGGGCGGACCGTTCTCACCCAGGAACTTTGTGCGCCGGACCTGGGAACCGGCAGTAGCGAAGGCGGGTCTGGGTGATTTGAGGGTCCACGACCTGAGACATACGGCGGTTAGCTTCTGGATCGAGGCGGGGCTCACCGAGTCGGAGATTGCCGCCCGGGCCGGGTGGCGCCAGTTCCTCACCCGCTACCGCCATATCCTTCACCGCACCGAGGATCGGGCGAACGAGCGCCTGGGGGCTCTCTTCCTTGAGGCGGAGCATCGCCGGCACACCTCGGGCCCGGCCGCAAACCAGAGCTGA
- a CDS encoding alkaline phosphatase family protein, with protein sequence MPPPAAIPPAITVPPDLPGGFVRYGFRVPAVIASPWVKPNYVSHVTHDHTSILN encoded by the coding sequence GTGCCGCCGCCCGCCGCCATCCCGCCCGCCATCACGGTGCCGCCCGACCTCCCGGGCGGCTTCGTCCGCTACGGCTTCCGCGTCCCGGCGGTCATCGCGTCGCCCTGGGTCAAGCCCAACTACGTGTCGCATGTGACCCATGACCACACCTCGATCCTGAATTGA
- a CDS encoding sigma-70 family RNA polymerase sigma factor, translating into MTETDVLAQAFQSQRARLRSVAYRMLGSLAEADDAVQETWLKASRSGAEGVDNLGAWLTTVVSRVCLDQLRARRARREESLEIHVPDPVIAELDVVDPEAEALMADTVGLALLVVLEQLTPAERVAFVLHDFFDLPFGEIAAILGRSPVATRQLASRARRRVSAGARVGETDVGRQRAVVDAFLAASRGGSFEELAAVLAPDVVLRVDLGPGHPTRAVVGREAVARQALMFSHHAPHTRAALVNGALGIITTPDGRLFSVMGITVVAGRVAEMTILADPERIARLELRSAGGSA; encoded by the coding sequence TTGACCGAGACGGACGTGCTGGCGCAGGCCTTCCAGAGCCAACGCGCCCGCCTGCGCTCGGTGGCCTACCGCATGCTGGGATCGCTCGCCGAGGCGGACGACGCCGTGCAGGAAACCTGGCTCAAGGCGAGCCGGTCCGGGGCCGAGGGCGTGGACAACCTCGGCGCTTGGCTGACCACGGTGGTCTCCCGGGTGTGCCTCGACCAGCTCCGGGCCCGCCGTGCCCGGCGGGAGGAGTCCCTCGAGATCCACGTGCCGGATCCGGTGATCGCCGAGCTGGACGTCGTCGACCCCGAGGCCGAGGCCCTGATGGCCGACACCGTCGGGCTGGCCCTGCTGGTGGTGCTGGAGCAGCTCACCCCGGCGGAGCGGGTGGCCTTCGTGCTCCACGATTTCTTCGACCTCCCCTTCGGCGAGATCGCCGCCATCCTCGGCCGCTCGCCGGTCGCCACCCGCCAGCTGGCCAGCCGGGCGCGGCGCCGGGTGTCCGCCGGCGCAAGGGTGGGCGAGACCGATGTCGGGCGCCAGCGGGCGGTGGTGGACGCCTTCCTCGCCGCCTCCCGGGGCGGCTCCTTCGAGGAGCTGGCGGCCGTGCTGGCCCCCGACGTCGTGCTGCGGGTGGACCTCGGCCCCGGCCATCCGACCCGGGCTGTGGTGGGCCGGGAGGCGGTCGCCCGCCAGGCGCTCATGTTCTCCCACCATGCGCCCCACACCCGGGCAGCCCTCGTGAACGGTGCCCTGGGGATCATCACCACCCCCGACGGCCGCCTGTTCTCGGTGATGGGCATCACCGTGGTCGCTGGCCGGGTCGCCGAGATGACGATCCTGGCCGACCCCGAACGTATCGCCCGCCTGGAGCTCAGATCTGCCGGCGGCTCAGCGTGA
- a CDS encoding response regulator encodes MGPNGGGDIHGAEAAATGLEPSDASALKVLVGDNDEATLNLLVDMLEVSGCEVLTARSGLDVIAEAINFGPHLIILEGKLPGMDGWSVCSVLSDVLEDTPLVFLSTQCQGDDFVRAKEHGASCCIRKPFGMGDLMKIVEPLSADLDRANRQSLLRGLDAD; translated from the coding sequence ATGGGGCCCAACGGCGGAGGGGACATCCATGGCGCCGAAGCGGCGGCGACGGGCCTCGAGCCCTCCGACGCCTCGGCGCTCAAGGTGCTCGTCGGTGACAACGACGAGGCCACACTGAACCTACTGGTCGACATGCTGGAGGTTTCAGGCTGCGAGGTCCTCACGGCCCGCAGCGGGCTCGACGTCATCGCCGAGGCCATCAACTTCGGCCCCCACCTCATCATCCTCGAGGGCAAGCTCCCGGGCATGGACGGGTGGTCGGTGTGCTCGGTGCTCTCCGATGTCCTGGAGGACACCCCGCTGGTGTTCCTGTCCACCCAGTGCCAGGGTGACGACTTCGTCCGGGCAAAGGAGCACGGGGCCTCGTGCTGCATCCGCAAGCCGTTCGGGATGGGCGACCTCATGAAAATCGTGGAGCCCCTGAGCGCCGACCTGGATCGGGCGAACCGCCAGAGCCTGCTCCGCGGCCTGGATGCCGACTAA
- a CDS encoding helical backbone metal receptor: MRIRVVRCAAPAAAAVLLLAACSKATTTASTTPSAGGNFPQTIQATNGAVTIEAKPTRIVSLSPTLTEDLYAEGAGPQVVAVDQDSNYPAGVPKTSLSGVTPNVEAIAGYRPDLVVLSGDVEGLIASLGKLGIPVLNEPAANTLADAYTEMTQLGAATGHTTAAAALVDATRAKVSSLVAALPSAGITETYYYELDQTFYTATSHTFIGSLFSLAGLKNIADPHDDGTGYPQLNPETIIAANPDFVFLADSKCCAQTAATIAARPGWATLSAVKDHRVITLDDDIASRWGPRVTDLLAAIVQAVKGGGASPTP; encoded by the coding sequence ATGCGAATCCGAGTTGTCCGCTGCGCCGCACCCGCCGCTGCCGCCGTCCTGCTGCTCGCGGCCTGCTCGAAGGCCACGACCACGGCATCGACCACCCCGTCGGCCGGGGGGAACTTCCCGCAGACCATCCAGGCCACCAACGGGGCGGTGACCATCGAGGCGAAGCCCACCCGCATCGTCTCGCTCTCCCCCACCCTCACGGAGGACCTCTACGCCGAGGGCGCCGGCCCCCAGGTGGTGGCGGTCGACCAGGACTCCAACTACCCCGCCGGGGTCCCGAAGACGAGCCTGTCCGGCGTGACGCCCAACGTCGAGGCGATCGCCGGGTACCGGCCCGACCTCGTCGTGCTGAGCGGCGACGTCGAGGGCCTGATCGCCAGCCTCGGCAAGCTGGGCATCCCGGTGCTCAATGAGCCCGCCGCCAACACCCTCGCCGACGCCTATACCGAGATGACCCAGCTCGGGGCCGCCACCGGGCACACCACCGCGGCCGCTGCGCTCGTGGACGCCACCAGGGCGAAGGTGTCGTCGCTCGTGGCGGCCCTGCCGTCGGCGGGCATCACCGAGACCTACTACTACGAGCTCGACCAGACCTTCTACACCGCCACCTCGCACACCTTCATCGGGAGCCTGTTCTCCCTGGCCGGCCTGAAGAACATCGCCGACCCACACGATGACGGCACCGGGTACCCGCAGCTCAACCCGGAGACGATCATTGCCGCCAACCCCGACTTCGTCTTCCTGGCCGACAGCAAGTGTTGCGCCCAGACTGCGGCCACCATCGCCGCCCGGCCCGGTTGGGCGACGTTGAGCGCGGTCAAGGACCACCGGGTCATCACGCTGGACGACGACATCGCCTCCCGCTGGGGCCCCCGGGTCACCGACCTGCTGGCCGCCATCGTGCAGGCGGTGAAGGGAGGCGGGGCATCGCCGACGCCGTAG
- a CDS encoding iron ABC transporter permease — protein sequence MASGWALVLAALAASLAAGVLIGPVALPPREVLLGLASKLPLLRVHTGLSAADLAIVWQIRAPRVVLGLLVGSMLSMAGGAYQGVFRNPLADPYLLGAAAGAGLGATLVITSGFVGSLGPIGPIQAAAFAGAMLAVGATWALARGRNRIRSTATLILAGVAVTSLLTAVQTYYQQRSDSTLRSVYSWILGSLATASWHSVALMLPWAVIGTVGVLLHLRVIDVLAVGDEEAATLGLAVERTRLTVVLSATLATAAAVSVSGLIGFVGIIVPHTVRLLVGSSNRAVIPLSIVGGGAFLVAADLFARTAIAPAEIPIGVITALIGGPFFLALLARRVSRT from the coding sequence TTGGCCTCCGGCTGGGCCCTGGTGCTCGCTGCGCTGGCGGCGTCGCTGGCCGCCGGGGTGCTGATCGGGCCGGTGGCGCTGCCCCCCCGGGAGGTGCTGCTGGGGCTGGCGTCCAAGCTCCCGCTCCTGCGCGTGCACACCGGGCTGAGCGCCGCCGACCTCGCCATCGTCTGGCAGATCCGGGCGCCCCGGGTGGTGCTCGGGCTGCTGGTCGGCTCGATGCTCAGCATGGCCGGCGGCGCCTACCAGGGCGTGTTCCGCAACCCGCTGGCGGACCCGTACCTGCTGGGGGCGGCAGCCGGTGCCGGCCTGGGCGCCACCCTGGTGATCACGTCGGGATTCGTCGGGTCTCTCGGCCCGATCGGCCCCATCCAGGCGGCCGCCTTCGCCGGGGCCATGCTGGCGGTCGGGGCCACCTGGGCCCTCGCCCGGGGGCGGAACCGCATCCGCTCCACCGCCACGCTCATCCTCGCCGGGGTGGCGGTCACCAGCCTCCTCACCGCCGTCCAGACCTACTACCAGCAGCGCTCGGACTCAACCCTGCGCTCGGTGTACTCCTGGATCCTCGGCAGCCTGGCGACGGCCTCGTGGCACAGCGTCGCCCTGATGCTGCCGTGGGCGGTGATCGGGACGGTGGGCGTCCTGCTGCACCTGCGGGTCATCGACGTGCTGGCGGTGGGCGACGAGGAGGCCGCCACCCTCGGTCTGGCGGTCGAGCGCACCCGGCTCACCGTCGTGCTCAGCGCCACGCTGGCCACCGCCGCGGCGGTGTCGGTCAGCGGGCTGATCGGCTTCGTGGGCATCATCGTTCCCCACACCGTCCGGTTGCTGGTGGGGTCGTCCAACCGGGCGGTCATCCCGCTCAGCATCGTGGGCGGTGGGGCGTTTCTCGTGGCCGCCGACCTCTTCGCCCGCACCGCCATCGCCCCGGCCGAGATCCCGATCGGGGTCATCACCGCGCTCATCGGTGGGCCGTTCTTCCTCGCCCTGCTCGCCCGGCGGGTTTCCCGGACATGA